From Dehalococcoidia bacterium:
GGCAGCGACGAGACGGACGGGTAGCAGCGCAGCCCGGCGATCTCCTCCGCGTTCGGGTTGACGGGATAGATGCGGCCGCGGTAGCCGGGATTCAGCAGCCCCAGCAGGAATATCTGACCAGGCTTCAGCGTCCGCGGCACCCCGACGACCGCGACGGATTCCGGCTCAAAGAGCGCCTTCGCGGGAAAAGCCCCAGGCGCTGTATCCTTAATAGAGCAGGCATCTTGCCCGCCGGCCGCGACTTTGTCATCCATGATTCCTCACCTATGTCTAGCGCTCCGTGCCGACGCGAGACGCTGACTCATTGCCTCAGCGTTCACGCGGTCTGCTATACTCGAAGGAAGATCGTGCGACTCGATTGAGATGCAGTATACAAGAGTCGAAGAGCTACCTGAACTGCGCGACCCCCTTCTCCTCGTCGCCTTCGCCGGCTGGAACGACGCCGCCGAAGCCGCGACCGCATCGCTGCGCGTGCTCATTGACAAGTGGGACGCCCGCCGCTTCGCCGACATCGACGCCGAGGAGTTCTACGACTTCACGAGCACGCGTCCCATCGTCCGCGTCGGCGCCGACTTCCAGCGACAGCTCGAATGGCCGGCAAACGCCTACTACTATCACAGGGACCCCTCGCTACCGCGCGATCTCGTTATCCTCGTGGGCAACGAGCCGCACCTGAAGTGGAAAGCTTTCACGGGCGAGGTGATCGATCTGGCGCGGCAGTGCGGGGTGAGCATGGTCGTGACGCTCGGCGCCATGCTCGCCGACACGCCGCATACGCGGCCGGTGCCCCTCATCGGCTTCGCCACCGACGCCGCTCTCATTGCCCGGCTCCGTGACATGAACATCGGCCCCACCCGCTACCAGGGCCCAACGGGCATACTCGGCGCCATCCACGACGCTTGTCTGCGCGAAGAGCTCCCGGCGATAAGCCTCTGGGCAAGCGTTCCCCACTACCTCGGCGTCACCCAGAACCCGAAGGTCGCCTCCGCGCTCCTCCACTCCGTCGATAGCCTGTTCGGGCTGGGGATTGACCTCGAAGACCTCGACGAGGCAGTGAAACGCTTTGAGGAGCAGGTCAACACGGTCATCGCCCGTAATCCGGAAGCGGCGGCCTACGTCCGCGAGCTCGAGCGTCGCGTCGACGCAGCGCTGGGGGGCGAGCAGCCCGCCGGCGAAGAGGGAGAGCAGGTCGAGTTCCCGTCCAGCGAAGCTCTGATACACGATCTTGAGGAGTTCCTCCGCAGGCGCCGGGGCGAGAACGGCGGCAGCGATTAGCGGACGGCCGGACGCAGCGCGCGCGGGATCCAATGGGCTGAAGCAAACGGTATCGAAGGGAGAGACCACAGGTGTTTGACCTCACGAGATTCTCGCTCGAGGGGAAGGTGGCGATCGTCACCGGCGGCGGACGCGGCATCGGCAAGGGCATCGCCGAGGGCTTCGCAAAGGCGGGCGCGAGGGTCGTCATCACCAGCCGCAAGATGAACGACCTCGAGGCAACGGCGGAGGAGATCCGCGCTGCCGGCGGCGACTGCTGGCCGCTCCAATCACACCTCGGGCACATGGAAGACA
This genomic window contains:
- a CDS encoding PAC2 family protein, with translation MQYTRVEELPELRDPLLLVAFAGWNDAAEAATASLRVLIDKWDARRFADIDAEEFYDFTSTRPIVRVGADFQRQLEWPANAYYYHRDPSLPRDLVILVGNEPHLKWKAFTGEVIDLARQCGVSMVVTLGAMLADTPHTRPVPLIGFATDAALIARLRDMNIGPTRYQGPTGILGAIHDACLREELPAISLWASVPHYLGVTQNPKVASALLHSVDSLFGLGIDLEDLDEAVKRFEEQVNTVIARNPEAAAYVRELERRVDAALGGEQPAGEEGEQVEFPSSEALIHDLEEFLRRRRGENGGSD